The DNA sequence TCGCGGACGGTTAACTTTGGTGATACCTGGGCGGCGCAGAGTTTTCTCAATGGAAACGCCGTCGACGATCGTCTTAACGACAGCTACCCGGAGATGGCCGGTGACGGGCAGGGTAATCTGCTGGTGGCCTGGCAGAGCGAGGATCGTTTCGGGGGCACACTGGGGCATGATTGGGACGTGATATTTTCCTTCTCGGATAACGAGGGGGCGTCCTGGGGCTGGCCCGGGCCGGTGAACTCTGCGGCCGGCAGCGACGGGGGCATCCACGACAGGCGTCCGACGGTGGCCACTGACGGACTGGGGACCTGGCTGATTGCCTGGGAGTCCAATCACGACCTGGACGGCGCGGCGGGTGCGGATTTTGACATCCACTATGCGGCGTCTACCGACGGGTCTAACTGGTCAAATAGTGCCCTCATTGATTCCCAGGGCGGGCTGGATATTGGCCACGACTACCACGTTGAGTTGGCCTGGGACGGGTTGAACTGGTTGGCCACCTGGACGTCCTGGGACGATCGCATCGGCACGGTGGGTGTCGATACCGATATCTTTGTGACTCCCAACGACGGGGCCTGCACCGAGCTGCCCCGCGAGAACTGCCGCATCCCCTATTTCATCCGGCGAGGAATGTTGCAGTTGGTTTACGGTAAGAAAGAGAGCAGGGACAAGTTGGTCTGGAAGTGGCAGCGCGGATTCGCCACTTCGATTGAGGACTTAGGAAGCCCGGACACTGTGCACGGCTTGAGCCTGTGCGCTTATGACTCCTCGGGGCCCGGTGGTGCCTCGCGACTGGTGTACTCGGGCTTGGTCGCTGCCGGTGGCTTGTGCCGTTCGGCTCCCTGCTGGCGGCCTAACAGTAGCGATGGAGGATGGCGTTACAAGAACCCTGACACCGGCCCGTCGGGTATACAGACCGTCAAGCTCAAGCCGGGTGGACACGGCCAGGCGAATATCAGGATCAAGGGAAAGGGCGCCTCTCTCGATCTACCACTGTTGCCGTTGTTTCCGGAGGTCCTGGTGCAAGCCCGCTCATCAACCGGCACCTGCTGGGAGTCTACATTTACGACACCAGTAATAAGCAGTTCGACCCGTTTCAAGGCCAGGTCTGACTGACGACCTGCC is a window from the Candidatus Binatota bacterium genome containing:
- a CDS encoding exo-alpha-sialidase — its product is MGRSLAVGAFLLLALSALVVSQADAAPAFSESIALNTNAETDSGNDDFPFIVGDGDGRWVAAWSSADTLGDSVGSDSDILVATSFSNGSSWTAPVPLAAYSASDVDIDDDVTIETDGEGTWIIAWSSEYSLAGSAGNDRDLFFTISNDNGNSWSSPALLNTNANSDAGDDRHPSLINDGQGRWMVAWESDEPLGGSQGLDYDIFYSVSLDSGSSWSAPSALNTLSEQDSGNDVHADLFWEPSGLVVAVWMSAEDTAGAGSDFDIAVSRTVNFGDTWAAQSFLNGNAVDDRLNDSYPEMAGDGQGNLLVAWQSEDRFGGTLGHDWDVIFSFSDNEGASWGWPGPVNSAAGSDGGIHDRRPTVATDGLGTWLIAWESNHDLDGAAGADFDIHYAASTDGSNWSNSALIDSQGGLDIGHDYHVELAWDGLNWLATWTSWDDRIGTVGVDTDIFVTPNDGACTELPRENCRIPYFIRRGMLQLVYGKKESRDKLVWKWQRGFATSIEDLGSPDTVHGLSLCAYDSSGPGGASRLVYSGLVAAGGLCRSAPCWRPNSSDGGWRYKNPDTGPSGIQTVKLKPGGHGQANIRIKGKGASLDLPLLPLFPEVLVQARSSTGTCWESTFTTPVISSSTRFKARSD